A single genomic interval of Melanotaenia boesemani isolate fMelBoe1 chromosome 4, fMelBoe1.pri, whole genome shotgun sequence harbors:
- the LOC121637674 gene encoding syntaxin-10 isoform X1, which produces MSIEDPFFVVKGEVQKALSRARGLFDRWEELLQEGTQVSRDELDWSANELRNCLRAIDWDLEDLSETISIVESNPGKFRLGDNELQERRDFVERTRKSVQDMKDHLSSPSAVAQAEKKNRQALLASTGQDRSTGLEAHLVSANSRYIQEQQEQQQLIMQEQDEQLELVSGSIRVLKDMSGRIGDELDEQAVMLEDFGDEMDQTSSRMDSVLKKLEKVSHMTSSRRQWCAIGVLVTVLIVVLILLFAL; this is translated from the exons ATGTCGATAGAAGACCCATTTTTTGTTGTGAAGGG GGAGGTGCAAAAGGCCCTCTCCCGTGCCCGGGGCCTGTTTGATAGGTGGGAGGAACTGTTGCAGGAAGGGACACAG GTGAGTCGAGATGAGCTGGATTGGAGTGCCAATGAACTAAGGAACTGTCTGAGGGCCATAGACTGGGACTTGGAGGATCTCAGTGAAACTATCA GCATTGTGGAGTCCAACCCAGGGAAGTTCAGGCTGGGTGACAATGAACTTCAGGAGAGGAGAGACTTTGTGGAGCGAACCAGGAAGTCTGTTCAG GATATGAAGGATCACCTGTCCAGCCCTTCTGCTGTGGCtcaagcagagaagaagaacagaCAG GCTTTGTTGGCTTCAACGGGGCAGGACAGATCAACAGGACTAGAGGCTCATCTGGTGTCGGCAAACTCCAGATACATCCAGGAGCAACAGGAACAGCAGCAG ctgatCATGCAGGAGCAGGATGAGCAGCTGGAGTTGGTGTCGGGCAGCATCAGAGTCCTCAAAGACATGTCTGGACGGATTGGAGACGAGCTTGATGAGCAAGCGGT tATGCTGGAGGATTTTGGAGATGAGATGGACCAGACTTCGTCCCGCATGGACTCGGTCTTAAAGAAGCTTGAGAAAGTATCTCACATGACAAGCa GTCGGAGGCAGTGGTGCGCCATCGGAGTGCTGGTCACCGTCTTGATTGTGGTCCTTATCCTTCTCTTTGCTCTCTGA
- the LOC121637674 gene encoding syntaxin-10 isoform X2 — MKDHLSSPSAVAQAEKKNRQALLASTGQDRSTGLEAHLVSANSRYIQEQQEQQQLIMQEQDEQLELVSGSIRVLKDMSGRIGDELDEQAVMLEDFGDEMDQTSSRMDSVLKKLEKVSHMTSSRRQWCAIGVLVTVLIVVLILLFAL, encoded by the exons ATGAAGGATCACCTGTCCAGCCCTTCTGCTGTGGCtcaagcagagaagaagaacagaCAG GCTTTGTTGGCTTCAACGGGGCAGGACAGATCAACAGGACTAGAGGCTCATCTGGTGTCGGCAAACTCCAGATACATCCAGGAGCAACAGGAACAGCAGCAG ctgatCATGCAGGAGCAGGATGAGCAGCTGGAGTTGGTGTCGGGCAGCATCAGAGTCCTCAAAGACATGTCTGGACGGATTGGAGACGAGCTTGATGAGCAAGCGGT tATGCTGGAGGATTTTGGAGATGAGATGGACCAGACTTCGTCCCGCATGGACTCGGTCTTAAAGAAGCTTGAGAAAGTATCTCACATGACAAGCa GTCGGAGGCAGTGGTGCGCCATCGGAGTGCTGGTCACCGTCTTGATTGTGGTCCTTATCCTTCTCTTTGCTCTCTGA